DNA sequence from the Thiosulfativibrio zosterae genome:
CGGAAAACACTGAAACTCAAGTGATTGAAGCGAATGCGGTCTCTTCCCTACCTTCGCCTTTAACCTTGCAAAGTCTGTTAGCTTTGCCTTTATCCGTTAGTCCGCAAGTTTTGATGCAACAGGCACAAGCAGACGCGGCGAGTGCTAAAGCACAACAACAAAATGCTCAAGATGCGTTAGAAGTGAATTTACAAGGGCGTTTGGCATGGCGTGAGTATGCGCAACAAACCGAGGATTTTCATTTATTAGCATTACATGTCGGCAAACAACTGTATGACTTTGGCCAAAGCAGTTCAGCCTATGAGGCGCAGCAAAAGTTTTCTGAAGCAGAAGCGACTTTAATTGATGATCAAATCAGTCAATACCAGTTAAGAATTATGCGCAATTTTTTCAATGTATTACTGGCTGATATGCAATACCGAGTGGAAAATGAAGCCATGGCGGTTTCTTACGTTAGCTTAGATAAAGCCAAAGATCGCTTGGAACTGAAGCGCATTTCTGAAGTCGATTATCTAAAGTTAGAAGCGGAATACCAGAGCATTTACGTGAATCGAGAACGTGCATCTTACGAACAAAGACGCACTCGTTCACTGTTGGTCAATATGGTTGGTCAACCTCAAAATTTACCCGATAAATTAGTATTGCCCAATCTAAAAACTTATGAAAATCGTCAGCTGGATGTGTTAGAAAAATATCAAACCCAAGCGCTAGCGCAAAATGTTCAATTACAAAGTCTTAAATTAAAACAACAAGCGGCTTTTTGCACTCTTGAGTCTGAAGCGGCGGGCAATAAACCAACTGTTCGAATGGATGCTTGGGGAGGTAAGTTGTCGTCTTATGAAAAAATAAGAGAAGGGGCTTGGCGTTTTGATTTATCCATTGATGTGCCGCTCTATGATGATGGTATGGTGTCTTCTAAGGTGAGTCAGGCTAAAGCTGAGCTTCAAAAAATCAATGCTCAAATTGCTCTTTTAGAGCAAAACCTGCGTGATGATGTGGCTAATATTTACTTTAAATTACAAATTTCAGCGGCAGAGCGCAAGCAGAATCAAGCGTTTGGTGC
Encoded proteins:
- a CDS encoding TolC family protein, whose protein sequence is MMQTLQYSHFKVRPLILALAVSGLFVSGLNTAKAAENTETQVIEANAVSSLPSPLTLQSLLALPLSVSPQVLMQQAQADAASAKAQQQNAQDALEVNLQGRLAWREYAQQTEDFHLLALHVGKQLYDFGQSSSAYEAQQKFSEAEATLIDDQISQYQLRIMRNFFNVLLADMQYRVENEAMAVSYVSLDKAKDRLELKRISEVDYLKLEAEYQSIYVNRERASYEQRRTRSLLVNMVGQPQNLPDKLVLPNLKTYENRQLDVLEKYQTQALAQNVQLQSLKLKQQAAFCTLESEAAGNKPTVRMDAWGGKLSSYEKIREGAWRFDLSIDVPLYDDGMVSSKVSQAKAELQKINAQIALLEQNLRDDVANIYFKLQISAAERKQNQAFGAYSDLYLDLSRALYENESTTDLGDAMVRVTQANLQVMQQEFSQALNWAQLDYLTGQKLSLAAL